Proteins encoded in a region of the Leifsonia sp. PS1209 genome:
- a CDS encoding SDR family NAD(P)-dependent oxidoreductase, translating into MSTTDSARFAGKTAIVTGAGSGIGRATALRIAAEGGRVIASDIAPDRLEALTAEHPDLDLVTVAGDVSSEETIAAILDAAGGRVDALANVAGIMDGFQPAAEIDDATWDRVMNINITAIMRLTRAVLPVMLEAGAGSIVNVTSEAGLRGSAAGVAYTTSKHAVVGYTKSTSVFYAPKGIRTNAVAPGPVATNIEAPFRSEWAGQRLGPLMQTMVPPVAQPEQLAASITWLLSDDSSNVSGVILASDGGWSAI; encoded by the coding sequence ATGAGCACAACAGATTCTGCTCGCTTCGCCGGCAAGACCGCCATCGTCACGGGCGCCGGTTCGGGCATCGGCCGGGCGACGGCGCTCCGCATCGCGGCGGAGGGCGGGCGCGTGATCGCCAGCGACATCGCCCCCGACCGCCTCGAGGCGCTCACCGCCGAGCACCCAGACCTCGACCTCGTGACCGTCGCAGGAGACGTGTCCAGCGAAGAGACCATCGCCGCCATCCTCGACGCTGCGGGCGGACGCGTGGATGCGCTCGCCAACGTCGCCGGCATCATGGACGGCTTCCAGCCGGCCGCCGAGATCGACGACGCCACCTGGGACCGCGTGATGAACATCAACATCACCGCGATCATGCGGCTCACCCGCGCGGTGCTCCCGGTGATGCTCGAGGCCGGAGCCGGCTCCATCGTCAACGTCACCTCCGAGGCCGGACTCCGCGGTTCGGCTGCCGGCGTCGCGTACACGACCTCGAAGCACGCCGTGGTCGGGTACACGAAGTCCACCTCGGTGTTCTACGCCCCCAAGGGGATCCGCACCAACGCCGTCGCCCCCGGACCGGTCGCCACCAACATCGAGGCGCCGTTCCGCTCCGAGTGGGCAGGCCAGCGCCTCGGCCCGCTGATGCAGACGATGGTGCCGCCGGTTGCCCAGCCGGAGCAGCTCGCCGCATCCATCACCTGGCTGCTCAGCGACGACTCCTCCAACGTCAGCGGCGTCATCCTCGCCTCCGACGGAGGCTGGTCGGCGATCTAG
- a CDS encoding PLP-dependent aminotransferase family protein yields the protein MDVHVQIDGRGDRADRIYRQLRDAVLDGRLRHGERLPATRELADRLSVSRSTVATAYERLTAEGYLASRVGSGTFVSAPTAAPSPSAARGERTAARPVQRWADIHDPLWTESLPIAYDFSVGTPDPALFPAESWRRFVAAELRGGILRSGHYRDPAGLQRLRDALARHLGVARSVDALADDILITSGAQQAFDLIGRVLLDPGDVVAVEDPGYPPVRQLFETMGARVVPVPVDEHGLRVDALPDGAKLVYVTPSHQFPLGGVLSFERRTQLLAWASANDAVIVEDDYDSEYRYADRPLDPLQRLDTEGRVVYVGTFSKTMLPALRLGFLVAPPSLMPALRSAKRLTDWHNDHVTQAAMARFIDSGGFARHVRQATKQYGMRQRQILEQAEAMLGDVLQAVPSVAGLHVCLLPRDGAVFDSDRAAAEAAASGVSVQSIARFGFGETPASGLMLGFGAIAPADVPDGLRVLARAVARSHRGGDAQPEPRASATGRD from the coding sequence GTGGACGTGCACGTGCAGATCGACGGCAGGGGCGACCGCGCCGACCGCATCTACCGGCAGCTGCGCGACGCCGTCCTGGATGGGCGGCTGCGGCACGGCGAGCGCCTCCCGGCCACCAGGGAGCTGGCGGACCGGCTGTCCGTCTCGCGCTCCACCGTCGCGACCGCGTACGAACGTCTCACCGCCGAGGGCTACCTGGCGTCGCGGGTGGGGTCCGGCACCTTCGTGTCCGCGCCGACGGCCGCGCCGAGCCCGTCGGCGGCGCGCGGGGAGCGCACGGCGGCGCGTCCTGTGCAGCGCTGGGCGGACATCCACGATCCGCTGTGGACGGAGTCGCTGCCGATCGCGTACGACTTCAGTGTCGGGACGCCGGACCCCGCGCTCTTCCCCGCCGAGTCGTGGCGCCGGTTCGTCGCGGCCGAGCTGCGCGGCGGCATCCTGCGCTCCGGTCACTACCGCGATCCGGCTGGACTGCAGCGGCTGCGGGATGCGCTGGCCAGGCACCTCGGCGTCGCCCGGTCGGTGGATGCGCTGGCCGACGACATCCTGATCACGAGCGGAGCGCAGCAGGCGTTCGACCTGATCGGGAGGGTGCTGCTCGACCCCGGTGACGTCGTCGCCGTCGAAGACCCCGGATACCCGCCGGTGCGGCAGTTGTTCGAGACGATGGGCGCGCGCGTCGTTCCCGTTCCGGTCGACGAGCACGGCCTCCGGGTGGATGCGCTGCCCGACGGGGCGAAGCTGGTCTATGTGACGCCGTCGCACCAGTTCCCGCTCGGCGGCGTGCTCTCGTTCGAGCGTCGCACCCAGCTGCTCGCCTGGGCGAGCGCGAACGACGCGGTGATCGTGGAAGACGACTACGACAGCGAATACCGATACGCCGACCGACCGCTCGATCCGCTGCAGCGTCTCGACACCGAGGGCCGCGTGGTCTACGTCGGCACGTTCTCGAAGACCATGCTGCCCGCGCTGCGGCTCGGCTTCCTCGTGGCGCCACCGTCGCTGATGCCGGCGCTGCGCAGCGCGAAACGGCTCACCGACTGGCACAACGACCACGTCACCCAGGCGGCGATGGCCCGGTTCATCGACTCCGGCGGCTTCGCCAGGCACGTCAGGCAGGCCACGAAACAGTACGGGATGCGGCAGCGCCAGATCCTGGAGCAGGCGGAGGCCATGCTCGGCGACGTGCTGCAGGCCGTGCCGTCGGTCGCCGGGCTGCACGTCTGCCTGCTCCCGCGGGACGGGGCCGTGTTCGACTCGGACCGGGCCGCGGCCGAGGCCGCGGCATCCGGAGTGTCCGTGCAGTCGATCGCCCGCTTCGGCTTCGGCGAGACCCCGGCCTCCGGCCTCATGCTCGGCTTCGGCGCCATCGCGCCCGCCGACGTGCCGGACGGCCTCCGCGTGCTCGCCCGCGCCGTCGCGCGCTCGCACCGCGGCGGAGACGCGCAGCCGGAGCCGCGCGCCTCCGCGACGGGACGCGACTAG